From Humidesulfovibrio mexicanus:
CGTGTTCGCCAGGTGCTGTCCCTTGACGATGGCCGCGTTGTTGTAGATCTGCCGGGCGTAGACCTTGGGATAGGCCTTGTGCTTGGAAAGAAAGGCGCAGATCCGCACGCACTCCAGGCATTGACACTGGAGGCAGCGCGCGGCCTCGCGCACGGCCTCGGCGGCGTCGTAGTCCGCCCCTGCCGGAACGATGCGCGCCAGCGGCTCCACGCCCGCCATGCTGGTGAACAGCCGCGTCTGCGCCACGCCTTCCTTCTCGCGCGAGGCGGTGAGCGAGGCCCCGGACAGCCAGCGGTCCATGGAGGACGCGGTCCGTCTGCCGTCTGCAGCGGCGTCGATGCAGCGGATGCGGCCCGCCCCGTCCGGCCAGCCGCCCAGGAACACTCCCTCGCCGCCATCCGCAGCGGCCAGGGTCACGGGGTCCACGTCCGCGCGGGCGGGATACCCCGCCCCGAATCGCGCGGCGAGGCCGTACTCCAGAAACACGGCCCGGCCCTGGGCCAGAGCCTCGCGCGGCAGGGCCTCCAACGCGGCCGCATCGCCGGAGGTCTCGTCCAGCGCCAGTCCCAGGGACTTCAGCGTGGCCAATTCGGCCTCCAGCGCCTCGGGCGGGAGGATGGCGGCGGACAATTCGGCCAAGTCGCCGAACAGCGGCTGGCCCAGGGTGTGCAGGCCGACGCCGTACCCTTTTTTCAGCAAATCCCAGGCGCAGGTGAGCGCCGCCACGCCGCAGCCCAGCACCAGGGCGGACTTGCCCCGGCCGGGCAAACGCATGGGCCGGGGGCCGGGTTTGCCGTGCAGCATGGCGAAGCGCTCCAGCCGCCCGATGCCAACGGCGTCACCGGCCTCGCGCCGCTTGCAGGCGGCCTCGCACGGGGCCTCGCACACCCGGCCCAGCACGCCGGGCAGGGGCAGCGTGCGTTCCAGCACCTTGCGCGCGCCGTCCGCATCGCCTTTGGCGAGAAACCCCACGAAGGCGCGAGCGTCCACCCGCAGGGGGCAGGCGGCCTGGCAGAAGGGCGGCTCCTCCTGGATGCAGCGGCTTTCCCACTGGCGCAAGGTCTGCTGGTCCATGGCTCCTCCGGCGCAAACGATGCGGGGCGGACGCGGGCAACACTCCCACGCCCGCCCCGGTTGGGGTCACAGGTTCACGCGGCTACGCGCCCTTGGCCTTGAGCGCGGCCAGCACCTTCTCCGGGTAGGCGGGAAGATGGGTGATGCGCACGCCGCAGGCGTTGTAGATGGCGTTGATGATGGCCGCGTGCGGGGCGGCCAGGGGCATCTCGCCCACGCCGGAGGCGCCGAAGGGGCCGTCGGGACGCGGGGTCTCCACGTAGATGATCTCGATCTCGTCGGGGATGTCCTTGATGTAGGGTACGCCGGCCCCGGCCATGGTGGCGTGCTTCTTCAGGTCCTCGTAGTCCTCCGAGAGGGCCAGGCCAACGCCCTGGGCCAGGCCGCCGTAGATCTGGCCGTCGGTCACCAGGCGGTTGTTCACCTTGCCGATGTCGGACACGATGGCCATCTTCTCCACGGTGGTCTTGCCGGTGGCCAGCTCCACGGCGACCTCCATGAGGTATACGCCGTACATGTAGCAGCAGAAGGGCCTGCCCTGGCCGCCCTCCCCGCACTCCGTGGCCGGGGCGGTCCACTTGCCGCGCACCTTGGTCTCGATGCCCGCGGCCTTCATCTCGTCATAGCTGCGGAAGCTCCCGTCGGGCTTCTTCATGGCGGCGAGCAGGTTCTCGCAGGCCACCTTGATGGCCTGGCCGGTGACGACCTGGGAGCGGCTGCCGCCCGCCGGGCCGGAGTTTGGAGCCTTGCTGGTGTCGTTCAGCACCAGGTTGATCCGCTCCGGGGCGAGCTTCAGCGGCAGCAGGGCCTCGTGCGCGGTGCCCAGCGTGCCCGCGTCCGCGCCCTGGCCGTGGTCCTCCCAGCAGTTGTAGATGGTCACGCTGCCGTCGGGCATGAGCTCGGCATCGGCCTCGGAGGAGTCCGGGCCGTCCAGGCCGGAGCCGTACACGCCGATGGCCACGCCCACGCCGCGCTTCACGGCGTCGGTGCTTGCGGCCTTGGCGCGCTTCTTGGCCTCTTCGTACTTTGGCCGGATGATGTCGATCATCCCCGGCAGGCTGTACACTTCGGGCTCCTGGCCGGTGGGGGTGGTGGAACCCTTGCGGTAGACGTTGGCATACCGCAGTTCAAGGGGATCCATGCCGAGCTTTTCGGCCAGCTCGTCCATGAGCACCTCGGAGGGGAACTCGATCTCCGGCGCGCCGTAGCCGCGGAAGGCGGAGCCCCAGGCGTGGTTGGTGCACACGGTGCGGCCCTCGCCGCGGATGTTCGGGATGTCGTAACCGGCCGCGCAGAACTGCGCGCCGCGCAGGGTCAAGAGGTCGCCGAACTCGGAGTACGGGCCGTGGTCGCAGGTCCAGTCGCTCTCCATGGCCAAGAGCTTGCCGCTCTTGTCGGCCGCGTACTTCAGCCGCGTCCAGAAGGGCGAACGCTTGCCGGTGTAGTGCTGCTGCTGCTGGTAGTCGTAGCGCAGATGCACGGGACGGCCTGTGGCCAGGGCGGCCACGCCCACAAGCGCCTCCATGGTGGGGCTGAACTTGTAGCCGAAGGTGCCGCCGGTGGGGTTCTGCACCATGACGAGCTTTTCAGGCTCGATGCCCAGGCCCGGGGCGATCATGTACAGGTGCAGGTGCAGGCCGATGGACTTGGAGTGGATGACCAGCTTGCCCTCTTCGTCCTGGTAGGCGAAGCCCACGTCCGGCTCGATGGGCAGGTGCGGCTGGCGCTGGGTGTAGAACTCGTCCTCGACCGTGACCACGTCCGGGCGGGCGAAGATGGGCGCGGTTTCGCCGCCCTTGGCCACGGGCTGGGTGTAGTAGATGTTCGGCGTGCCGGGATGGATCTCGATGGCGTCCTCGGCCATGGCGGCGGGGGCGCTCATGTAGGCGGGCAGTTCCTCCAGGTCAACCTTGACCTTGTCCGCTGCGGCGCGGGCGTTCTTCTCGGAATCCGCGCAGACGATGGCGATGGCGTCGCCGTACTGGAAGATCTTCTCATCCGCCAGGATGGGGCGGTCCCAGCCGTCGCCCTTGTTGGTGGGGAAGGTGATGAGCCCGGTGATGCGGTTCTTGCCCTTGACATCCTTGGCGGTGAGCACGCTGTGCACGCCGGGCATCTTGAGCGCCTCGGAGGCGTCCACGCCCTTCAGGTTGGCGTGGGAAACCGGAGACTGCACCAGGGCCAGGTGCAGGGTGTTCTTGGGCATCTTGTGGGCCAGGTCCGCGCCGAAGTCCCAGGTGCCGGTGACCTTGGCCAAAGCGCTGGGCCGCGGGTACTTGCTGCCCCAGATGCGGCTGTCGGCCGGCATCTTGAAGTGCAGGTCCTCGACCTTGATCTCGCCGCGCAACACGCGGGCGGCATCCATCACGGCGTCCACCAGGGGCTTATAGCCGGTGCAGCGGCAGACGTTCTTGTGCTTCTGGAACCAGTCGCGCACGTCATCGCGGCTGGGGCTCTTGTTCTCGTCCAACAGAGCCTTTGCGGAGATGATGAAGCCCGGCGAGCAGAAGCCGCACTGGGCCGCGCCGTGGACCATCCAGGCCACCTGGATGGGGTGCAGGGCGTCCTTCTCGGCGATGCCCTCGACCGTGGTGATGATGGAGCCGTCGGGCACGCGCTTCATTTTGGTGATGCAGGAGCGCACCACCTTGCCGTTCATGATGACGCTGCACGCGCCGCACTGGCCCTGTCCGCAGCCGACCTTGACCCCGGTGAGCATGAGCTGCCCGCGCAGCACATCGGCCAGGGTGTCGTCCGGGTCGGCCACAAGGGGTTGGGGGATCCCGTTGATGTTCAGCACCAGCTTGAGCATGAGCTTCCTCCTTGCCGTTCAGGCGTTGTTGACCGAAACAGGGCGCGGGCGGCGGCGGGTCCGCAGTGGACCGCAGCTACGCCCCCTTGCCGAATGGACACATGGGGAACCGGCACTCGGCGCACGCGGAGCAGTATCCGCCGTGGCCCAGAGCCGCGATGTCGGAACGGGAAAGGCGGTCCCCGGCCAGAAGCCGCGGCACCACAAGATCGAAAACGCTGGACTTGTAGTACATGACGCAGCCGGGCAGCCCCAGGATGGGCGTTTTGCCAAGGTAGCCGAGAAGGAACATGGCCCCCGGCAGCACCGGCGCGCCGTAGCAGACCACCTCGGCCCCGGCCTTGCGGATGGCGGCGGGGGTGCGGTCGTCCGGGTCCACGCTCATGCCGCCGGTCACGACGATGAAATCCGCCCCAAGGTCCAGCAGGGCCCGGATGGCGTTCACCGTCATGTCCTCGTCGTCGGACACGAGCAGCTGCCGGACGACATCGCTCCCCAACTGCGCGAACTTGGCGCGCAAAACCGGGCCAAAGCCGTCCTCGATGCGTCCTTTGAACACCTCGCTGCCGGTGGTGACCATGCCCACGCGGGCGCGCCGCAGGGGCCGCACTTCGACAATGGGGCCGCCGCCCGGAACCGGGGCGCACAGCTCCTCCACCCGGCGGACCTTGTGCTCCTCGATGACCAGCGGGGTGATATGCGCGCCCGCCAGATTCTGGCCTTTCCTGACCATCTGGTTGTTGTGCAGGGTGGAGAGCACCAGATCGTCCATGCCGTTGAGCAGGCGCAGACGGTCGGCGTCCACCTTGAGCAGGCCGTCCAGGGCGGCGGACAAGGTGACCTTGCCTTCGCCCGGGGGGCCCATGAGCACTCCGGGGCCGCTTACGGCGCGGGCAACCCGCGTGGCGGCCTCTTCCTCGTGCACCAGGCCCTCGGCCAGATCAAAAACGTAGAGGTGTTCCTTGCCAAGCTGCAACAGCGCGGGCACGTCCTCCGGCCGG
This genomic window contains:
- a CDS encoding molybdopterin-dependent aldehyde oxidoreductase is translated as MLKLVLNINGIPQPLVADPDDTLADVLRGQLMLTGVKVGCGQGQCGACSVIMNGKVVRSCITKMKRVPDGSIITTVEGIAEKDALHPIQVAWMVHGAAQCGFCSPGFIISAKALLDENKSPSRDDVRDWFQKHKNVCRCTGYKPLVDAVMDAARVLRGEIKVEDLHFKMPADSRIWGSKYPRPSALAKVTGTWDFGADLAHKMPKNTLHLALVQSPVSHANLKGVDASEALKMPGVHSVLTAKDVKGKNRITGLITFPTNKGDGWDRPILADEKIFQYGDAIAIVCADSEKNARAAADKVKVDLEELPAYMSAPAAMAEDAIEIHPGTPNIYYTQPVAKGGETAPIFARPDVVTVEDEFYTQRQPHLPIEPDVGFAYQDEEGKLVIHSKSIGLHLHLYMIAPGLGIEPEKLVMVQNPTGGTFGYKFSPTMEALVGVAALATGRPVHLRYDYQQQQHYTGKRSPFWTRLKYAADKSGKLLAMESDWTCDHGPYSEFGDLLTLRGAQFCAAGYDIPNIRGEGRTVCTNHAWGSAFRGYGAPEIEFPSEVLMDELAEKLGMDPLELRYANVYRKGSTTPTGQEPEVYSLPGMIDIIRPKYEEAKKRAKAASTDAVKRGVGVAIGVYGSGLDGPDSSEADAELMPDGSVTIYNCWEDHGQGADAGTLGTAHEALLPLKLAPERINLVLNDTSKAPNSGPAGGSRSQVVTGQAIKVACENLLAAMKKPDGSFRSYDEMKAAGIETKVRGKWTAPATECGEGGQGRPFCCYMYGVYLMEVAVELATGKTTVEKMAIVSDIGKVNNRLVTDGQIYGGLAQGVGLALSEDYEDLKKHATMAGAGVPYIKDIPDEIEIIYVETPRPDGPFGASGVGEMPLAAPHAAIINAIYNACGVRITHLPAYPEKVLAALKAKGA
- a CDS encoding molybdopterin-binding protein translates to MLELPVSDSVGAVLCHDITQIVPGQCKRALFRKGHIVRPEDVPALLQLGKEHLYVFDLAEGLVHEEEAATRVARAVSGPGVLMGPPGEGKVTLSAALDGLLKVDADRLRLLNGMDDLVLSTLHNNQMVRKGQNLAGAHITPLVIEEHKVRRVEELCAPVPGGGPIVEVRPLRRARVGMVTTGSEVFKGRIEDGFGPVLRAKFAQLGSDVVRQLLVSDDEDMTVNAIRALLDLGADFIVVTGGMSVDPDDRTPAAIRKAGAEVVCYGAPVLPGAMFLLGYLGKTPILGLPGCVMYYKSSVFDLVVPRLLAGDRLSRSDIAALGHGGYCSACAECRFPMCPFGKGA